A window of the Henckelia pumila isolate YLH828 chromosome 3, ASM3356847v2, whole genome shotgun sequence genome harbors these coding sequences:
- the LOC140892754 gene encoding NAD-dependent protein deacylase SRT2 isoform X2 yields MENKEIPSNFLSDKKMVPYSDPPKDQDIDLLHQFFKRSSKLVVLTGAGISTESGIPDYRSPNGAYSTGFRPITHQEFLRSLRSRRRYWARSFAGWRRFTAAQPGPAHVALASLEKAGHISFMMTQNVDRLHHRAGSNPLELHGTVYIVSCTECGFSIFRDSFQDQVKALNPKWAEAIESLDYDSRSDKSFGMKQRPDGDIEIDEKFWEEEYRIPSCNKCNGILKPDVVFFGDNVPKGRADRAMEAAKGCDAFLVLGSSLMTMSAFRLIKAAHEAGAATAIVNVGVTRADDFVPLKISTRLGEILPRLLSVGYLSIPHL; encoded by the exons atggaaaataaagaaataccTTCAAATTTTTTGAGTGACAAAAAGATGGTTCCTTATTCAGATCCACCTAAAGATCAAGATATCGACCTCTTGCATCAGTTTTTCAAAAGAAG TTCGAAGCTTGTTGTCTTGACCGGAGCTGGGATAAGCACGGAGAGTGGAATTCCTGATTATAGAAG TCCAAATGGAGCTTATAGTACTGGATTTCGCCCAATAACTCATCAG GAATTTCTCCGTTCCCTTCGCTCCCGGAGGCGGTACTGGGCAAGGAGCTTTGCTGGATGGAGAAGATTTACTGCTGCACAACCAGGGCCAGCGCATGTTGCATTGGCATCTCTTGAGAAAGCTGGCCATATAAGTTTTATGATGACTCAAAATGTAGACCG GTTGCACCATCGTGCTGGCAGCAATCCTCTGGAATTACACGGGACTGTATATATTGTTTCTTGTACAGAATGTGGTTTTTCTATATTCCGAGATTCATTTCAAGATCAAGTGAAGGCTCTTAATCCGAAG TGGGCTGAAGCAATTGAGAGTCTAGATTATGACAGCCGCTCGGATAAGAGCTTTGGGATGAAACAGAGGCCTGATGGAGATATTGAGATAGACGAGAAGTTCTGGGAGGAGGAATATCGTATTCCTAGTTGCAACAAATGCAATGGAATACTGAAACCTGAT GTTGTCTTTTTTGGCGACAATGTACCCAAGGGTAGAGCTGATAGAGCAATGGAAGCTGCAAAGGGATGTGATGCTTTCCTTGTACTCGGTTCATCTTTGATGACCATGTCTGCTTTCCGGCTGATCAA GGCTGCTCATGAGGCTGGTGCCGCTACCGCAATTGTTAATGTTGGCGTGACAAGAGCTGATGATTTTGTTCCTCTTAAAATTAGTACACGCCTAGGCGAG ATATTGCCCAGATTACTTTCAGTTGGATATCTTAGCATCCCTCATCTCTAG
- the LOC140892754 gene encoding NAD-dependent protein deacylase SRT2 isoform X1 — MKMAMALLPPFVSTIKGPRDLLGTLFTDTVRSISKDGKTRWRSIRFISSQAAVRLVQRSYRISPSGAQMENKEIPSNFLSDKKMVPYSDPPKDQDIDLLHQFFKRSSKLVVLTGAGISTESGIPDYRSPNGAYSTGFRPITHQEFLRSLRSRRRYWARSFAGWRRFTAAQPGPAHVALASLEKAGHISFMMTQNVDRLHHRAGSNPLELHGTVYIVSCTECGFSIFRDSFQDQVKALNPKWAEAIESLDYDSRSDKSFGMKQRPDGDIEIDEKFWEEEYRIPSCNKCNGILKPDVVFFGDNVPKGRADRAMEAAKGCDAFLVLGSSLMTMSAFRLIKAAHEAGAATAIVNVGVTRADDFVPLKISTRLGEILPRLLSVGYLSIPHL; from the exons ATGAAAATGGCCATGGCTCTCCTTCCACCGTTCGTTTCT ACAATCAAAGGTCCTAGAGACTTGCTGGGAACATTGTTTACTG ATACTGTCAGATCGATTAGCAAAGATGGGAAAACACGGTGGAGGTCTATCAGATTCATATCGTCTCAAGCAGCCGTCAGACTTGTGCAAAGGTCATATCGTATATCACCTTCTGGGGCTCAGatggaaaataaagaaataccTTCAAATTTTTTGAGTGACAAAAAGATGGTTCCTTATTCAGATCCACCTAAAGATCAAGATATCGACCTCTTGCATCAGTTTTTCAAAAGAAG TTCGAAGCTTGTTGTCTTGACCGGAGCTGGGATAAGCACGGAGAGTGGAATTCCTGATTATAGAAG TCCAAATGGAGCTTATAGTACTGGATTTCGCCCAATAACTCATCAG GAATTTCTCCGTTCCCTTCGCTCCCGGAGGCGGTACTGGGCAAGGAGCTTTGCTGGATGGAGAAGATTTACTGCTGCACAACCAGGGCCAGCGCATGTTGCATTGGCATCTCTTGAGAAAGCTGGCCATATAAGTTTTATGATGACTCAAAATGTAGACCG GTTGCACCATCGTGCTGGCAGCAATCCTCTGGAATTACACGGGACTGTATATATTGTTTCTTGTACAGAATGTGGTTTTTCTATATTCCGAGATTCATTTCAAGATCAAGTGAAGGCTCTTAATCCGAAG TGGGCTGAAGCAATTGAGAGTCTAGATTATGACAGCCGCTCGGATAAGAGCTTTGGGATGAAACAGAGGCCTGATGGAGATATTGAGATAGACGAGAAGTTCTGGGAGGAGGAATATCGTATTCCTAGTTGCAACAAATGCAATGGAATACTGAAACCTGAT GTTGTCTTTTTTGGCGACAATGTACCCAAGGGTAGAGCTGATAGAGCAATGGAAGCTGCAAAGGGATGTGATGCTTTCCTTGTACTCGGTTCATCTTTGATGACCATGTCTGCTTTCCGGCTGATCAA GGCTGCTCATGAGGCTGGTGCCGCTACCGCAATTGTTAATGTTGGCGTGACAAGAGCTGATGATTTTGTTCCTCTTAAAATTAGTACACGCCTAGGCGAG ATATTGCCCAGATTACTTTCAGTTGGATATCTTAGCATCCCTCATCTCTAG